A genomic region of Rhipicephalus sanguineus isolate Rsan-2018 chromosome 1, BIME_Rsan_1.4, whole genome shotgun sequence contains the following coding sequences:
- the LOC119378947 gene encoding translation initiation factor eIF-2B subunit alpha, which yields MELANAESINTNLEAMLRDNSDLSPAVASLQLLLEFIEKDDYTTIQGMEENLQYVISDITEKCSSACVRSACELFVRFATLTALDGTIDECKKNMSTRGRTFLEKMRAARCKIAALAAPFVQDRSTILTHSFSRVVRDTLFAAAEDHKHFTVYVTESAPDYSGRQLYEALAERGISVTLIVDAAVGYVLEKVDMVLLGAEGVVESGGIVNKIGTYTMAMCAKEKNIPIYVLAESFKFARKYPLNQRDLPDEQKYPTDKCNGKAHHSKEHPMVDYTPPAYITLLFTDLGILTPSAVSDELIKLYL from the coding sequence ATGGAACTTGCAAACGCCGAATCTATCAACACAAACCTAGAAGCCATGCTCCGCGACAACTCCGACCTGTCGCCTGCTGTGGCTTCGTTGCAACTGCTGCTTGAGTTCATCGAAAAGGACGACTACACGACCATCCAGGGCATGGAAGAAAATCTTCAGTATGTTATTAGCGATATCACCGAAAAGTGTTCAAGCGCGTGCGTAAGGTCTGCGTGCGAGTTATTTGTGCGTTTCGCTACGCTCACCGCGCTTGATGGCACCATCGACGAGTGCAAGAAAAATATGTCCACTCGGGGCCGAACATTCTTGGAGAAAATGCGCGCGGCACGCTGCAAGATCGCTGCGCTTGCGGCCCCGTTTGTCCAGGACCGCTCGACGATCCTGACGCATTCCTTCTCGCGTGTTGTGCGTGACACGCTGTTCGCTGCGGCAGAGGACCACAAGCACTTTACTGTGTATGTGACCGAGTCGGCGCCCGATTACAGTGGCCGGCAGCTGTACGAGGCGCTTGCGGAGAGAGGTATCAGTGTGACATTGATAGTTGACGCCGCAGTTGGCTATGTTTTGGAAAAAGTGGACATGGTCTTACTGGGAGCAGAGGGCGTGGTTGAAAGTGGCGGTATCGTCAACAAAATTGGCACCTACACGATGGCCATGTgtgccaaggaaaagaacattCCCATTTACGTGCTCGCAGAGAGCTTCAAGTTTGCCAGGAAGTACCCTTTGAACCAGAGGGATCTGCCTGATGAGCAGAAGTACCCGACGGACAAGTGTAACGGCAAAGCACATCATTCCAAGGAGCACCCAATGGTCGACTACACGCCACCTGCGTACATTACGCTGCTCTTCACGGACCTTGGTATTTTAACGCCGTCCGCGGTTAGCGATGAGCTTATTAAATTGTATTTGTGA
- the LOC119378946 gene encoding frizzled-2, translating into MRPRNVSLGLVALAALLAPGLGQVVSSRVSEHRSIPHHGRCEPITIPLCKDIQYNETIMPNLLNHQKQEDAGMEVHQFFPLVKVKCSPDLQFFLCSMYAPVCTILEYPIPPCRSLCMSAREGCEHLMNKFGFKWPESLECDKFPEVGTSEKLCVGENVTEHRINHTPTSPNSTGLLVNHGFLCPREFRVPLGLDYVFRIRGKEEKNCGMPCHHMFFRGENLKFSRYWIGAWAIQCMVSTLFTVLTFLIDMQRFRYPERPIIFLSFCNLMVSSTYFAGFVLGDQVACNEPFEVPGGHSNIEMVRTITQNNKKEACTVMFMVLYFFSMAGSIWWVVLTLTWFLAAGLKWGHEAIESNSQYFHLAAWTIPAVKTITILAMGKVEGDVLSGVCYVGLWNMDALRGFVLAPLFVYLALGKVFLMAGFISLCHIRTVMKHDGTKTDKLEKLMVRIGIFSFLYTLPALTVLCCYFYEQAHFDDWMLAWHWQVNAEQRWSIPCPEPSCNRRDRTLRRPEFYVFMIKYLGILIVGITSGVWIWSGKTFASWRNFYARLQNLTSTPARRRAEAYV; encoded by the coding sequence ATGCGGCCCCGAAACGTCTCACTAGGCCTagtagcgctggcagcgctgctGGCACCCGGCCTCGGCCAGGTGGTAAGCTCGCGCGTGTCCGAGCACCGCTCTATTCCCCATCATGGACGTTGTGAACCGATCACTATACCGCTGTGCAAAGACATTCAGTACAACGAGACCATCATGCCAAACTTGCTTAATCACCAGAAGCAAGAAGATGCCGGCATGGAAGTGCACCAGTTCTTTCCATTGGTCAAGGTCAAGTGTTCGCCGGACTTGCAGTTTTTTCTCTGCTCAATGTACGCGCCGGTGTGCACGATCTTGGAGTATCCTATCCCGCCGTGTCGTTCGCTGTGCATGTCAGCGCGCGAAGGCTGCGAACACTTGATGAACAAGTTTGGCTTCAAGTGGCCGGAGTCCCTTGAGTGTGACAAGTTTCCAGAAGTCGGCACATCGGAAAAGCTTTGTGTCGGCGAAAATGTAACTGAGCATCGAATCAACCACACTCCTACTTCACCAAATTCGACGGGACTGCTTGTGAATCATGGCTTTCTCTGCCCGCGCGAGTTTCGTGTGCCCCTTGGTTTGGACTACGTGTTCCGTATTCGtggtaaagaagaaaagaactgcGGGATGCCATGCCACCACATGTTTTTCAGAGGCGAAAACCTCAAGTTTTCGCGCTACTGGATTGGTGCCTGGGCAATACAGTGCATGGTGTCCACTCTGTTCACTGTATTGACATTCCTAATCGACATGCAGCGGTTCCGCTACCCAGAGCGGCCCATCATTTTCCTATCCTTTTGTAACCTGATGGTGTCGTCTACCTATTTCGCGGGCTTTGTGCTGGGTGACCAAGTGGCCTGTAACGAGCCTTTCGAAGTGCCGGGTGGACACAGTAACATTGAAATGGTTCGCACGATTACGCAGAACAACAAGAAGGAAGCCTGCACTGTGATGTTTATGGTGCTTTACTTCTTCAGCATGGCCGGTTCGATCTGGTGGGTTGTCCTGACACTCACCTGGTTCTTGGCAGCGGGGCTCAAGTGGGGTCATGAGGCAATTGAGAGCAACTCGCAGTATTTTCATCTCGCTGCTTGGACTATACCTGCTGTAAAGACTATTACGATCCTTGCCATGGGCAAAGTTGAAGGGGACGTGCTCAGTGGAGTCTGCTATGTCGGTCTCTGGAACATGGATGCCTTGCGTGGCTTCGTTCTCGCACCGCTGTTCGTTTATCTTGCCCTGGGCAAGGTATTCCTTATGGCTGGCTTCATATCCCTCTGCCATATCCGCACTGTGATGAAACACGACGGCACCAAGACAGACAAGCTGGAGAAGTTGATGGTCCGTATCGGCATCTTTTCGTTCTTGTACACTTTGCCAGCACTAACAGTGCTGTGCTGCTACTTTTACGAGCAAGCTCACTTTGACGACTGGATGCTCGCCTGGCACTGGCAAGTGAACGCAGAACAACGTTGGAGCATACCGTGCCCAGAACCATCGTGCAACCGCCGCGATCGTACACTGCGCCGGCCAGAGTTCTACGTCTTCATGATCAAGTACCTGGGCATTCTCATCGTGGGCATCACATCGGGTGTCTGGATATGGTCAGGAAAGACATTCGCATCGTGGAGAAACTTTTACGCCCGCTTGCAGAACTTGACATCGACGCCAGCAAGGCGCAGGGCAGAGGCGTACGTTTGA